The following are encoded together in the Heterodontus francisci isolate sHetFra1 chromosome 41, sHetFra1.hap1, whole genome shotgun sequence genome:
- the LOC137353687 gene encoding ferritin heavy chain B-like, which yields MMATQVCQNYHKDCEDAVNKQINLELYSSYVYLSMSYYFDRDDVALRHFAEFFKEQSHEEREHAEKLLKFQNKRGGRIILADIKKPEQDEWSNGLEAMQRALQMEKDVNQSLLDLHKLSTGNTDPHLCDFLETHYLDEQVKMIKKLGDHITNLKRLGAPDNGTGEYLFDKHTLS from the exons ATGATGGCCACTCAAGTGTGTCAGAACTACCACAAGGACTGTGAAGATGCTGTTAACAAGCAAATCAACCTGGAGCTCTATTCCTCCTATGTTTATCTTTCCATG tcctattactttgaccgggatgatgttgccctgcgtcactttgctgagttcttcaaggAGCAGTCACATGAGGAACGGGAGCACGCTGAGAAACTGCTGAAATTCCAGAATAAACGTGGAGGCCGAATCATCTTGGCAGACATCAAG AAGCCAGAGcaggatgagtggagcaatggtctggaggcaatgcagagagctCTGCAGATGGAGAAGGATGTGAACCAGAGTCTGCTGGATCTGCACAAACTCTCCACTGGCAACACTGACCCTCAT TTGtgtgacttcctggagactcactacttggatgagcaagtgaagatgatcaagaagcttggagatcacatcaccaacctgaagagaCTGGGAGCTCCTGACAATGGCACGGGCGAGTACTTGTTTGACAAGCACACGCTGAGTTGA
- the LOC137353688 gene encoding ferritin heavy chain B-like, translating into MMASQVCQNYHKDCEDAVNKQINLELYSSYVYLSMSYYFDRDDVALCHFAEFFKEQSHEEREHAEKLMQFQNKRGGRIILEDIKKPEQDEWSNGLEAMQRALQMEKDVNQSLLDLHKLSTGNTDPHSYYFDRDDVALRHFAEFFKEQSHEEREHAEKLMKFQNKRGGRIILEDIKKPEQDEWSNGLEAMQRALQMEKDVNQSLLDLHKLSTGNTDPHLCDFLETHYLDEQVKMIKKLGDHITNLKRLGAPDNGMGVYLFDKHTLS; encoded by the exons ATGATGGCATCTCAAGTGTGTCAGAACTACCACAAGGACTGTGAAGATGCTGTTAACAAGCAAATCAACCTGGAGCTCTATTCCTCCTATGTTTATCTTTCCATG TCCTATTACTTTGACCGGGATGATGTTGCCCTGTgtcactttgctgagttcttcaaggAGCAGTCACATGAGGAACGGGAGCACGCTGAGAAACTGATGCAATTCCAGAATAAACGTGGAGGCCGAATCATCTTGGAGGACATCAAG AAGCCAGAGcaggatgagtggagcaatggtctggaggcaatgcagagagctCTGCAGATGGAGAAGGATGTGAACCAGAGTCTGCTGGATCTGCACAAACTCTCCACAGGCAACACTGACCCTCAT TCCTATTACTTTGACCGGGATGATGTTGCCCTGCgtcactttgctgagttcttcaaggAGCAGTCACATGAGGAACGGGAGCACGCTGAGAAACTGATGAAATTCCAGAATAAACGTGGAGGCCGAATCATCTTGGAGGACATCAAG AAGCCAGAGcaggatgagtggagcaatggtctggaggcaatgcagagagctCTGCAGATGGAGAAGGATGTGAACCAGAGTCTGCTGGATCTGCACAAACTCTCCACTGGCAACACTGACCCTCAT TTGtgtgacttcctggagactcactacttggatgagcaagtgaagatgatcaagaagcttggagatcacatcaccaacctgaagagaCTGGGTGCCCCTGACAATGGCATGGGAGTGTACCTGTTTGACAAGCACACGCTGAGTTGA